In Chelonia mydas isolate rCheMyd1 chromosome 10, rCheMyd1.pri.v2, whole genome shotgun sequence, a single window of DNA contains:
- the LLGL1 gene encoding lethal(2) giant larvae protein homolog 1 codes for MMKFRFRRQGHDPQREKLKLDLFAFNKTVEHGFPNQPSSLAYDPKLRIMAVGTKSGAVKIYGAPGVEFTGLHKETAAVTQIHFLPGQGRLLSLLDDNTLHLWEIDQKDGYSHLEETRSFILPGRPGFDSTNSPPSITRVTVILLKSACDVACLGTEGGGVYFLELSGLTLLEDKTLYQEEIMQSVPDDYRCGKALGPVESLQEHPQDSSKILIGYSRGLMIVWDQSTRNVHHLFLGNQQLESLGWERSGRTVVSSHSDGGYMVWSINSSCHKTLQPLMSTIPYGPFPCKAINKILWRTCESGNHFIIFSGGMPRASYGDRHCVSILQGQSLVTLDFTSRVIDFFTVHHTEPEEEFDNPSALVVLVEEELVVLDLQTPGWPTVPAPYLAPLHSSAITCAYHISNVPLKLWERIIGAGEQQGPRHPSGNWPISGGKNLAQEPTQRGLLLTGHEDGTVRFWDASGVSLRPLYKLGTANIFQTDCEHNDSLNQASEEEWPPFRKVGCFDPYSDDPRLGIQKIALCKYTARMVVAGTAGQVLVMELSDEKSNHMINVATVDLLQDREGFTWKGHDRLTPKNGSLTFSAGFQPSVLVQCMPPAAVTAVTLHAEWNLVAFGTSHGFGLFDYYRRNPVLARCTLHPNDSLAMEGPLSRVKSLKKSLRQSFRRIRKSRVSGKKRVVGNSSSSKVQEANAQLAEQAGPTDVEMTPVQRRIEPRSADDSLSGVVRCLYFADTFLRDAAHHGPTMWAGTNSGSVFAYALEVPSQEKFSERSVEAVLGKEIQLMHRAPVVSIAVLDGRGNPLPEPYEVSRDLAKAPDMQGSHSVLIASEEQFKVFTLPKVSAKTKFKLTAHEGCRVRKVALVSFTSLACEDYTENGLACLTNLGDIHIFTVPGLRPQVHYDCIRKEDISGIASCVFTKHGQGFYLISPSEFERFSLSARNITEPLCSLELVRRHGTTCLSPSFTGTPKLSQANGTPVLQGSEANGSPGDGTRTPEEPQAAFSPAPTDSPNSPESPLDTTGDITVEEVKDFLASSEEVERNLRNVSEEEAHSPGILIK; via the exons ATACGGCGCTCCAGGAGTGGAGTTCACCGGCTTGCACAAGGAGACTGCTGCCGTCACGCAGATACACTTTTTGCCTGGACAG GGTCGGCTGCTGTCCTTGCTGGATGACAACACCCTGCACCTGTGGGAGATCGACCAGAAGGATGGCTATTCGCACCTGGAGGAGACTCGCAGCTTCATCCTCCCGGGCCGACCAGGGTTCGACAGCACTAA CTCTCCTCCCAGCATTACCCGGGTGACGGTGATCCTGCTGAAATCTGCCTGTGATGTGGCCTGCCTGGGCACAGAAGGGGGTGGCGTGTACTTCCTGGAGCTCTCTGGCTTAACGCTGCTGGAGGATAAAACCCTGTATCAAGAGGAGATCATGCAGAG CGTGCCAGACGACTACCGCTGCGGGAAGGCTCTTGGGCCAGTGGAGTCTCTGCAGGAACACCCTCAAGACTCGTCCAAGATCCTGATTGGCTATAGCAGGGGGCTGATGATCGTGTGGGACCAGAGCACCAGAAATGTCCACCACCTCTTCCTGGGCAATCAG CAGCTGGAGAGCCTTGGCTGGGAGCGGAGCGGCAGGACGGTGGTGAGTTCGCACAGTGATGGAGGCTACATGGTGTGGTCCATCAACAGTAGTTGCCATAAGACTCTGCAGCCACTCATGTCAACTATCCCCTACG GTCCGTTTCCCTGTAAAGCCATCAACAAAATCCTGTGGAGAACCTGTGAATCTGG AAATCACTTCATCATCTTCAGCGGAGGCATGCCCCGGGCCAGCTACGGGGACCGGCACTGCGTCAGCATCCTGCAGGGCCAGAGCCTGGTCACCCTGGACTTCACTTCGCGCGTGATCGACTTCTTCACCGTGCACCACACGGAGCCGGAGGAGG AGTTCGATAACCCGAGTGCCCTGGTGGTCctggtggaggaggagctggtggtcctCGACCTGCAAACGCCCGGCTGGCCTACGGTTCCTGCCCCCTACCTGGCGCCCCTCCATTCCTCCGCCATCACCTGCGCCTATCACATCTCCAACGTCCCCCTGAAGCTGTGGGAGCGAATCATCGGCGCTGGAGAGCAGCAGGGCCCCCGGCATCCTTCTGGG AACTGGCCGATCAGCGGAGGGAAAAACTTAGCCCAAGAACCCACCCAGAGGGGCCTTCTTCTCACGGG gcatgAGGATGGCACGGTCCGCTTCTGGGACGCCTCGGGAGTGTCCCTGCGGCCGCTGTACAAACTGGGCACGGCCAACATCTTCCAGACGGACTGTGAGCACAACGACAGCCTCAACCAGGCCAGCGAGGAGGAGTGGCCTCCCTTCCGCAAG GTTGGCTGCTTTGATCCGTACAGTGACGACCCGCGGCTGGGCATCCAGAAGATTGCGCTGTGTAAATACACTGCCCGGATGGTGGTGGCTGGGACTGCGGGGCAG GTGCTCGTCATGGAGCTGAGCGACGAGAAGTCGAATCACATGATCAACGTGGCCACGGTGGACCTGCTGCAGGACCGGGAGGGCTTCACCTGGAAGGGGCATGACCGGCTCACCCCCAAGAACGGCTCCCTGACCTTCAGCGCAGGCTTCCAGCCCAGCGTGCTGGTGCAGTGCATGCCGCCGGCTGCCGTCACCGCCGTGACCCTGCACGCCGAGTGGAACCTGGTGGCCTTCGGCACCAGCCATGGCTTCGGGCTCTTCGACTATTACCGACGCAACCCGGTGCTGGCCAG GTGCACGCTCCACCCCAACGACTCCCTGGCCATGGAGGGGCCCCTCTCCCGAGTGAAGTCTCTGAAGAAGTCCCTGCGCCAGTCCTTCCGCAGGATCCGCAAAAGCAGAGTCTCCGGCAAGAAGAGAGTCGTTGGCAACAGCTCCTCCAGCAAG GTGCAGGAAGCCAATGCCCAGCTGGCCGAGCAGGCCGGCCCCACCGACGTGGAGATGACCCCCGTGCAGAGGCGGATCGAGCCCCGGTCGGCCGACGACTCGCTCTCGGGGGTGGTACGCTGCTTGTACTTCGCTGATACCTTCCTCCGAGACG CCGCACACCACGGGCCCACCATGTGGGCTGGGACCAACTCGGGCTCCGTGTTCGCCTACGCCCTGGAGGTCCCGTCCCAGGAGAAGTTCTCGGAGCGCTCGGTGGAAGCGGTGCTGGGCAAGGAGATCCAGCTGATGCACAGGGCGCCGGTGGTGTCGATCGCGGTCCTGGACGGGCGGGGGAACCCTCTCCCGGAGCCCTACGAGGTGTCCCGGGACCTGGCCAAAGCCCCTGACATGCAGGGCAGCCATTCTGTGCTCATCGCCTCGGAGGAGCAGTTCAAG GTGTTCACGCTGCCAAAAGTCAGCGCCAAGACCAAGTTCAAGCTGACGGCCCACGAGGGCTGCCGGGTGCGGAAGGTGGCGCTGGTGAGCTTCACCAGCCTGGCGTGCGAGGACTACACGGAGAACGGCTTGGCGTGCCTCACCAACCTGGGGGACATCCACATCTTCACGGTGCCCGGCCTGCGGCCGCAGGTGCACTACGACTGCATCCGCAAGGAGGACATCAGCGGCATCGCCTCCTGTGTCTTCACCAAGCACGGGCAAG gcttCTACCTGATCTCGCCTTCCGAGTTCGAGCGATTCTCCCTGAGCGCCCGGAACATCACAGAGCCGCTCTGCTCGCTGGAGCTCGTCCGGCGCCACGGCACCACCTGTCTCAG CCCCAGTTTCACCGGGACACCGAAACTGTCGCAGGCCAACGGGACTCCCGTGCTGCAGGGCTCTGAGGCGAACGGCTCCCCCGGCGACGGCACCC GGACACCTGAGGAACCCCAGGCTGCCTTCTCCCCGGCGCCCACCGACTCGCCGAACAGCCCGGAGAGCCCCCTGGACACCACCGGGGACATCACTGTGGAGGAAGTGAAAGATTTCCTGGC CTCCTCGGAGGAAGTGGAGAGGAACCTGAGGAACGTGAGCGAGGAGGAGGCCCACTCTCCGGGGATCCTGATTAAATGA